CACAGGAACAATCTCCACATGGTTACGCTTTTCCAGTTCCTGTTCAATACTGTAAAGATTATATTCACTATGATCGATCAAGATCAGTTTTTGGACACCAAAGTTTTGGCATTGTCTTGCGATCTCACTTCCTATACTTCCACCTGCCCCAGTGATCAGGACAACTTTTTCTTTTAGGAACCCGACAATCACCTCTTTATCCAGATCCTTCGGGTGGCGTGCCATCAAATCTGCGACCGAAAGATTTTTCAACTGACTTGCAAAATCTTTCTCCCTGAGTATCTCGTCCATCGAAGGAAGTATCTTTATCTCTTTAAAATAGTCACCCAGTCTTTCATAGACCTCTTTTATTCTTTCCTGTGGTGCACTGGGCATAGCGATGACAAGCAGATCACAACGGCCATACTGATCTATTTTGCTTTCCAATTTCTTTTTGGAGAGGACATCTATACCATCTATGGATCTTTTCTGCATCTTCTTGTCATCATCGACAAAATATCTGACTTTATACTCACTGTCCCTAAATTCCTCTTCAAGTTTCGTTCCTGCTTTTCCTGCACCGTATATCACAACATTTTTTGTCTTCTCAACATGGCTCCTGTTGATCAGAAAATAGTAGAAATAGACCATAAAATTAATGACAAAAAGATAAAGCAGAAGTTCAGATGTTAGAAATGAGATACTGACATGGCCGTAAAAAAAAGGCATATAAACCATAAATGCCGCGACATAAACCACGCTTTTTAACAGGAATGTTTTGACAGAAGATTTTGACCAGGAGAGTGAATAATCTTTGAAAAAAGCAGTGATGCAAGCATGCGTACAGCTATGACTATCAGTACCAGATCCATGTCAAAAGGCAGATGAAAGATAAAAAAAGTCCACCAGAACGTACCCAACGTCAACAGAGCGATCACTAAAAAGTTTGCTATTCTTTTATCAATAAGTAAAATAGTAAGCCTTTTTTTATATAATATATAATCTATTTTTGTTAGAGTGTAGAATAGCAATTTTTTTAAAAAAAATCTGTAAGAATAATCCTACAAACCAAAATTTAAATCTAAAATTCAATATTTTAAGAGGGAAAAAAGCTCACTTTATTGGCTTTATTATTTTATCCGTCCTTATTTATTAATCAAAAAATATTTCACTAAACAGGATACCCACATTCAGTAGCTGATCAAGACTGGATCCCCTTCTTTATCAGGTCACATACCCTTTTTACATCATTTCTGTCCATCCGTGTTCCACTTGGAAGACAAATACCTCGTTCAAAAAGTTCTTCCGATACTCTATTCAAAACACTTTGGTTCTCTTTAAAAAGAGGCTGCATATGCATTGGCTTCCATAAAGGCCTGCTTTCACAACCATCTTCATCAAGCTCGGCTATGATCTTATCAATATCTACATCTTTTTTGAACAGCAGTGTTGTCAGCCATCTGTTACCATGACTTCCGGCTAACTCCGGCATGAATTCAACATCAATATCTTTTAATTCTTCTTTGTACCATTCAAACACTTCTCTTTTTTTCTCTACTCTATCTTCTATCACTTCCATCTGCCCCACACCTATGGCAGCGAGTACATTGCTCATACGGTAGTTATATCCATACTCTAAATGTTCATAATGCAGATACGGCTCTTTAGCCTGCGTACTGTAAAAGCCGGCTTTTTTTATCCATTCTGCATTATCACTCACAAGCATACCTCCACCGCTCGTCGTCAGTATCTTGTTACCGTTAAAGGAATAGATACCGAAATCTCCAAAAGTTCCTGTATGTTTGCCATTATAGGTAG
This DNA window, taken from Sulfurovum lithotrophicum, encodes the following:
- a CDS encoding aminotransferase class I/II-fold pyridoxal phosphate-dependent enzyme, encoding MKQRLFLSPPHMGGNEQKYIDEVFKSNYIAPIGEYINKFEASICSYTGAQNALAVTCGTAAIHLALRVLGVGKDDDVLASTFTFIGSVSAILYQNATPVFIDSERESWNLDPVLLKEYLESCEKKPKALIVTHLYGQSAQIEEIAVICKEYGVYLIEDAAESLGATYNGKHTGTFGDFGIYSFNGNKILTTSGGGMLVSDNAEWIKKAGFYSTQAKEPYLHYEHLEYGYNYRMSNVLAAIGVGQMEVIEDRVEKKREVFEWYKEELKDIDVEFMPELAGSHGNRWLTTLLFKKDVDIDKIIAELDEDGCESRPLWKPMHMQPLFKENQSVLNRVSEELFERGICLPSGTRMDRNDVKRVCDLIKKGIQS